Proteins encoded within one genomic window of Salmo trutta chromosome 11, fSalTru1.1, whole genome shotgun sequence:
- the LOC115201989 gene encoding sialic acid synthase-like — MIKMAKDCGADCAKFQKSELEYKFNKRALERPYTSKHSWGKTYGDHKRHLEFSHEQYRELQKYAKEVGIFFTASGMDEMAVEFLDELDVPFFKVASCDANNFPYLELTVKKSVIPSSGLE; from the exons ATGATCAAGATGGCCAAG GACTGTGGGGCAGACTGCGCCAAGTTTCAGAAGAGTGAACTTGAGTACAAGTTCAACAAGCGTGCTCTGGAGCGTCCGTACACCTCCAAACATTCCTGGGGAAAGACATACGGTGACCACAAGCGCCACCTTGAGTTCAGTCATGAACAATATAGAGAGCTCCAGAAATATGCAAAGGAGGTTGGAATCTTCTTCACCGCTTCTGGAATGGACGAG ATGGCTGTGGAGTTCCTGGATGAGCTTGATGTGCCCTTCTTCAAAGTTGCCTCATGCGATGCCAACAATTTCCCCTATCTGGAACTGACTGTAAAAAAATCAGTGATTCCA